The genomic interval CCATTTTCTCGTTACTGTCTTGCTTAGTTCTGCTCCAACATTGAGCACAGCTAAGTCTCAACAGCAGTAGCTCTTAGCATTTCCTACTTGACATAGTCCTCTTCCTGTAATAGAAATCAGACACATGGGTGGTTTGGAGTGTGATTCCAAGTAATTGCAAAAGGAGGAACTATGAGGATAGTGAGACTGATTGGCTCTCTGGCTTTTGTGCTCGGGATCTTCATCGTAGTATTTGCAGGAGTACCCTGGCACGTGATGGTTGCCAATGACCCGGTCGTCCCCTGGTGGCTCAGGATAACAATTTTCTGTCTTCTGGGTGGTATCCTACTAGTCCTGCTGACAGTCGCCCTCGAACAAAGGAAAAACAGGGCGGCAGAAGAGCAGCCTACACTTGTCGAGTCACAATCACAGATTTTGCTACTGAATTCTACAGATGTACCTAACCGCCAGATCACCAAGATTCTCGGTTTGGTCAAAGGACACACTATTTTTGCCATCTGGCTTGGAAAGGATCTTTCTGCCTTGGTGCGACTGGTTCTTGGCGGTGAACTGACTGAGTACACGGAGATGATGGGAAGGGCTCGCAAGGTAGCTACTAATCGGATGATCAGCCAGGCTGAGAAGCTCGGGGCTGACGCAATCATCAACGTGCGCTATATGACCACCAGCGTCATCGGCAGTGCCGCTGAACTTCTAGCCTACGGCACAGCCATCAAACTAAGCAAATAAATCTTCTTGCGGAAGGATTCTTACTGATATGCCTGGAACCCAGTAGCAGACGGCGGACTTGGTGCCTGGCTTTACCCGCAGAATACTCGAAGGATCTTCGACATTCTGAGATGAGAGCATGTGTGTGGCAAGGTTTCAGAGGAGGTGAAGGATGAAGTCAAAACAACCCAAGGAGCAGCCTTTGGTGCGCAGAATCACCGTGGATGAGAGGTTGGCTGAGGATACCATTCGCGTGCTGATCAGTCGACTGCCCAAAGGAGTCAGAGAATTCCGAATCGAAAAGGCACAGTGGGAAGACGAGGAAGAACATTTTGTTGGGCCTGAAACCTATTTGGCGGACATGGGCATCCCCCCCTCTGAGGAGGAAAAGTGGTCGTGGGCAGATTTCCGTGAGGGTCAGGTTTTCCTCTCGGGTAAATTTAAGATTATTGGCAAAGAGGGATCGCCGGAAAACCTCTTGGTCGGACAGGGCCGAAATGAATTCTTGCTTATTGAGCGTCTGGTCAGAAAGAACACTGAAAAACTCTATTTCAGAGCGCTCGAAAGGAGGAAATGAAATGCCAGCCGCCAAACCGATTGATCCAGATGATCTTGTGATTCACGTGTTGAACGTCGGTTTTGGAGATAACATCCTGCTTGAATTTCCAGTCGATGATTCAGGTAAACGGTCGTATGGATTAGTCGACTGTTATAATTCGAAGAAGACCAAGGGATATCTGGAGAAATTGATCCAGAAACGGCCAGGGCGGTCTCATCTGAGATTCGTTTGTGCTACCCATCCCCATCTGGACCACATCAAGGGCATCAGGTCGATTTTGACCGACGCGACATATTGTCCCGAGGAGTTCTGGGAGAGTGGATTCCGTCATAATTCTGTGACCTATCAGAAGATCTTGGAGGCTCTTTCGGAGAATAAGATAAGGATGGTGCGAGTATCGTCAGGAATGGAGCAGTACTTTGGCAAGGTACGAATCACTGTGCTGTCGCCCTCAGTAGCACTTCGCAATCGGTATGCGACATATGGAGTAGATATGAACAACGCTTCTGTTGTGCTCAGGTTAGAGCATCACAGCGAAGACGTCTTGCTCATGGCGGCAAGAGAATATAAGGGGAATACCAGTCTGGAAGCGGAACGTAAAGCAGGTCAGTCGGTTGTTATTCTGGCTGGCGACGCAGAATTTGATAGCTGGGCCCAGATATCCCAGGAGTATCCTAAGCGCGAAAGAACCAGTAAGCACGATCCCTTGGTGAAAAGGATGGTGAACTATCTTTCGTGTGCAGTTGTCAAGGTGGCCCACCATGGAAGTATGCACAGCGCACCCCTTGACATCTATGAAAAGATGAAACCCGAACTAGGGGTCGTGTCGAGCAAGCAGAGGCGGAGCAAAAGAGAAGGGGACAGGCAAACCTTAGAACGAGGTCTGTTTCCTCATCAAACGTCGACGATTGCACTGGAAGAATGTGATGCCGAAATACTGACAACTGACGGAAGCCACGACTCGCAAAAGAAGACTGGAACGGGAGCGAATCAGACGACGACGGAAAAACCAGGCAGTGTTGTTGTGGTCGTACCTCCGGGAGGCAAAGCACGCTGGAAGAAGTTGAAAGATAAAGTAAAAACAATACCCGATCCACCGACTAAGGTGTAAGGTGCGGCCGGAAGAATTCAAGAACCAGCTGCAACTGCCTTCCGGCCAGTCGAAGAGGGCGGTGGAACTGTTCACTCAGGAAGGTGTGCGATTTTTCTCATGTGGTGCTCGGCCTTGAGAACGTGTCTTACTTTTGGTACAAGTTATTAAGAGCCACAGAGGAGGTGGGAGATGGCGACACTCGAGGAACTAAACGATAGAGTTGGCAAGTTGGAGAAACATGGTCGTGGGCGTGTGCGGTTCTTCTTTCAATATCTTTTGTTCCCTGTTTTGATCGTTGTAATAGGGTTCTGGTTCAATCTTCGGCTGGAGAGGGCCAAACAGGAATTTAAACATGTGGAACTGGAGCTAAAACGGATACAAGCGGCACATCAGATGCTTAACGAGCTATTTTCCGGCATTCCTGAGAGAGCCTTTATCGCGGAAAGACTCATCACGAAAATAGTCGATAAACAGCTCTGCGAAGAAATACACAAGATCGTTGAAGATTATTATCTGCGAAAGTTAGAAGAATCGGCTTCAAAAGGCGATCTGGAAACCGTGGAAGAGATTGCGATGGCGGCAGAAGGAATAAACAGTCAAGCCAGCCAAAAGATACTCCAGGCATTGGAAGAACCGCAATTTCAGATTGTTGCTGAGTCGTTCGGGTCTCAGGAGGAAGCAGATAGACGAGCTGATCAACTCCGAAGAAAAGGCTATGAATGTGAAGTGAGGTCTACTCGAACCGGGAAGTTCGAAGTGATTATCGGGGAGTTGGTCTTCAAGGAAGCTATCCTTGAAAGAAAAAAGGGGATTAAGGATGGCTTGGTCCTCAGAGATTCCCCAATCCAGAGAGCATTCGAACACCGAGGCCACGAGTGACCCCACGCCTGGGGACAGTTCTTACCAGTTCAGATTGAAGATGTAAGATTCAAGATTGAAACACTCAGATTACTGCGCGGTCTTCAGGGCGCTAGTAACGAAAAAATGGGTGGAAGGTTATCCAAGACAAAGGTGGTAGGTTTGATCTTTCGAATACTCCTTTCGCATCCCCTTGCTTCAACTTCGGCTAGGGCAGGCGGGATAGGGTCTCTAAAAGAGAAAGCTGGGGACGGTGCCCTCCGAATACTCGAAGGATCTGCGACTTGACATTTTGACATTTTAGTAGCCCACCCACGCTGACCATAACTTCCATATGTGTGCTACAACATTGAGCACGGCCAAGCTCCAGGGCGTGCACGTTTGGCATTTCGTTCTTGACATGGCCCTTCCCCTGTAATAGAAATAAGATACAACTCTGTCGGGGGGATGAGAGGTTGTTGCATTTTTTTCCAATAGCGGGTAGTAAATGTATTTTGCCAGCCCTTGGTCTGGCAGGCTTAGAAAGGGGGTGTCAGTCGAACGAAGCATGTCGAGCCGTCTGATCGAGAGAAGCCGGCATGTGTCGAGTTTACTTTGCTGGAATCGATGAATCCACCACTCATTTCTATGGAGGTGTAGCTATGTCTGCAAAGCTTATGCAGCTGAATTTCAAATTTAGCGTCTCAAAGGATGAGTACGAGCAGGCCGTATCTCCGCTGGCCGAAAAATTCGCGGCTGTTGAGGGTCTTCGCTGGAAGATTTGGATGATGAACGAAGCAGACGGTGAAGCAGGAGGGATCTACCTGTTCAACGACGAGGCCTCGTTGAAGGCATTCCTTGAAGGGCCACTCGTAGCTCAGGTGACCAGTCACCCAGCTCTGAGTGATTTTAGCGTCAAGCAGTTCGACACGATGGAGAAACTAACCGCAATCACGCGCGGTCCTGTTTAGGAGTCGGGGGACAGGCACCAGTTCATCAAGGATTGTGGACTTAAGATGGTACATTGCGTGCCCGTCATGCAATGGGGATAGGCACCTTCACAAGTCAGAGCGCAGTTCGCAGAACTTAGATCGAAAAACACATATTGGTACCAGGTTTGACATTTTTCCATTTTGCAGATGGCCTCCTCAAAGCTCAGTTCTGACAAGGCTTCCCAGGTGGTGCTGTTGGATGGACAGCCGATACTATCCAAGATATGAGATACGGAGGAATCGGTGAAGAACCCATACAGGCGAGTAATATTGATGTTATGCGTGCTGGCTGTTGGCTCTGGCTATGGTTGTGGACGGGAAGAGAAATCCAAATCAGAACCGGCAGTTGAATTTCATCCGTCAGGATTTGCCAAGAGTCATGCGGAGCCACTCAGGGTAGCACAGGGAGCTCTCGATGAGATAGTCGCTGGGCTGAGGGATGCCACAGCAACTTATATGGAGATCTCGGACCTAGAAGAAGTCATCTCCGCGCGCATTGAAGATGGGGCAAGAGAACCAGGTGAGCTGTTGAAAGCTGCTGCTCATGTGCGCCTCAAGACAACCAAGTACTTCAGAAACAAGGGCGTAACCAGGAGTGAACTGATTGGCTATTTTGTGCAATTTGATCGCAACCATCTGGCTGAAGATCACTGGCTCAGTGGTGGAGCGCTCAGGGCTCGATTAGAAGAGCGAGCTCGTAAAATAGCCAGGAAATATGTTGAGGATCTGAAGGCACTGGAGAATAATAGGGAATTAGCAGCAGAGACAGTTGCAGGACTTTTTGAGATTGAACCGGAAGAGGTTGTTGAATACCACAGGCGGTATGGTGTAGAGGAGTAGCCCAACGAAGAGGAATAAGGAGGCCACAGGTGTCTGAGCGAAGGAGTGGGTTTAAGTGTCTAGTGGTACTCGTTCTGTTCTTATCAGGGTTCATCCTGGGATGTGGAGGCAAGGAGAGTGGGGAACCGGTTCCGTTTGAGAACGGAGACTATTTCGAATATGAAGCTCATGGTGGACTCATGAGTGACATAAAACACAGTGACATCTATGAGATAAGCAAGAAGGATGAGAATACGTATGAATGTGCAACTACCACAGTTTTCTATGAGGTCAGGGATAGGCTTCTTGATGAACGGGAGGACCTTAAGTTTGAGTTGGACAAGTTCGGTCAGATTGTTCGGGCATTCAGCAAAGGGGAACCCATACAGGATAACTTTGGCCTCTACTTTGGGCACCATATACGCCTATGGTTGCCTCCGAGCATGAGAAAAGCCGGTGGGGAGATACTCTTCAGCGGGTGTGCAAAACGGTTCAAGATCACTGAGAGAAAGGAATGGGAGAGTTGGACTGTGTGGCCAGCTGAAGTGGGTTTTGGAGACGAGAAAATCATTAGTTACTACGATGCTGAGACAGGGTTCCTTGTGGGCGAAATACAATACATGTTCACTGGAGATAGGGGATTTAGACTAGTGGACACGAACAAGGACATTTTGCACTAACACCCTGGCCGGGCTTGATTCTTGCAATCCTGCTCCAACCTTACATCCGAATAGATTCTAGACCCTATTTCTCGGTATTTGCCACTTGACATAGCTCCTTCCGTATACTAGAAATAGGAAGCAGATATATCTGTCGGCAGACCCTGCCAGCAAGAAAACGAAAATAGAAAACGAAATAGGAGATTTGGATGTCGGTGAGGGTTAGGGCGTGTGATGATCATGTCAGCAGCAAGTCGGGAGAATGTGTCAAGAACATACGGGATTGCTTTGTGATGACTGTGGTCCCAAACTTGGGGGCAAGGCGTGCTATGTCTGCGGACATGTGCCCGCGGGGAATCCCGTAATGGTCTGCTACACCCACAAGGGCATTTGGTTGCGGTGTGATGGTTACGTCTGGCAACCTACGCGGAATACGCACTCTAGCGACTCGGACTTGGCTGCTGAGAGCTGGCAGCCATCTTATGTATTACATCTTACGTCTTATGTCTGATATAGACTTCTGCAGTCTTAAGGGGGTGAGAAAAGGTGAGTAGGTTCTTGACTGTTCATCCGGTCGGCAAGGAATTGACCTGGGGATTCACCATCCCCATCCGGGAGGCGTTTGATGCGAGTGCTTCAATTGATGCCTATTGGGTTGGGAGTTGGTATTCTCGAGAAGAAGGCAGATGGTATTGTGAATGGAATGCCAAGGACGCTGAGTCTATACGTCGAATCATTGCTAATGCAGCATCCGAGGTTCCCACAGAGGGAATCTACAGGATGGAGTTGATGGCTCGGTCAGGAGGTGCGGGAGAAGAAGGTCAAGGATTCCAGTTGACAGGTTTTGAATCAATCCTCCTTGTTGGTATTATTGTCTGTATGCTTTGGCTTACATGGGGGCTTGGGCATCTACTGGCTGACAAATGGCTTTGGTTCTGGGTCGAGTTAAACAAATTTGTTTATCGAAGAGTCGTTCTCTATGGAGTTGCCCTCGCTATGGCCGCTTGTTCGATTTTCATTACCACCAGACTCAGCTCAAGATTCGGGACATTTGGTGAAACTGTCAATAAGGCGTTTCTGTGGTATGGTTATGTTCTGCTGATTGCCACGTTCTGTATCTTTGTCTTTGATATTCTTCCTGAAGTTTTCGCCGGCATCATAATTGTGGGTCTTTTTATCGCTGCTATGTTTTTCTTCCAGAAGAAGTTTCTCAGGAAGAAGTGACTCCGTACCGAGAACAAAACCTGGAACCACAAGATTACTAGGTACGAGACACGAAAATAGAAAACGGAAAATCGAAA from candidate division TA06 bacterium carries:
- a CDS encoding YbjQ family protein, which produces MRIVRLIGSLAFVLGIFIVVFAGVPWHVMVANDPVVPWWLRITIFCLLGGILLVLLTVALEQRKNRAAEEQPTLVESQSQILLLNSTDVPNRQITKILGLVKGHTIFAIWLGKDLSALVRLVLGGELTEYTEMMGRARKVATNRMISQAEKLGADAIINVRYMTTSVIGSAAELLAYGTAIKLSK